From Leptospira brenneri:
ATGGGCTTTTTTCCCTCGGGTTGTAAGGTGTCTATACCAAGCAGGTTTCCGTCTCCACAGAGGCAGAAAAGCCTTTTTTTCTGGTATAAGAAAAAGGAACCGGGGTGTAGTCCTTCGGGAATGGAGATGGGCTCCAAGGAAGAATCAGGCAAAAAAGAGGAAATGAGAATGACCCTTTTCTCTCGAAACACTGTGGTCGCCAAAGGATCTGGATAAAGGGCGCGGATTCGGTTGTGGATCTTCGTTGCCGAATCGGACCACTGGACTGGGCGGTCGGCTGCGGTAATTTTTTTGCAATGAGTGGCTTCACTCGCATTTTGCGGATGAGAGTCCCAAGGGGTATCCTCCGATTCTAATTTTTTGAGAAGACGAATGAGTTCCTCCCCCCCTTTTTTTGTGATCGATTCCAAAAGAGAACCTGTGGTTTCCTCAGTCTTTATCTGCCAAGATTTCTGTGAAATGATATCTCCAGAATCTACCTCTTTTGCTAAAAACTGAATCGTGAATCCAGAATCCTCCTCTCCACTTAAGAGAAAACTTTGGACAGGAGATGCTCCTCTGTATTTGGGAAGCAAACTTCCATGAAGGTTGATGCTACCAAACTTCGGATCTTGGAAAACGTTCTCAGGAACAATGGATCCATACGCATAAACGATATGAACAGGAGAGCCAAATGACAGAATTTTTTTTTGTGTTTCTTCATCTGTTCGGAGTTTCGGTGATTGGATGACCGGAATTCCTTTGGCCAGTGCCAACTCTTTCACCGGGGTTGGGGTGATGATTTGTTTTCTTCCCACTGGTTTGTCGATATTGGTCACCACAAAATCGACAGTGATCCCTGCTTCAAGCAACATAGAGAGTAATTCCTTAGAATGTTCAGGAGATCCAAAGTATCCAATCGAAAGTTTCATTTTTTTTCCTATTAAACAAGTTCTAATGGATCCAAATCATATTCAATATAACATTTGGTATCCACTTTAAATTTTGATTTTGTCTCACGTAAAAGATTACGTAAAACTGTGATGGATTTTGATTTTAACAAGATATGATATCTAAAGTTATTGTCAATTTTGTAAAAGGGACACTGGCTTGGCCCAAGAAGGATTACCGATTCATCGATAAGATCTTTTAAAGTTTCTGCATACAAAACAGATTGTTTGTTTGCAACCTCTTCATATTTAGATCGGAACACAAGCCTCGCCAAACGAGAAAAAGGTGGATAAAACATATCCTTTCTAAAGTTTATTTCCCAATCAAAAAAAGCAGGATAATTTTGTTCCATAGCCATCTTAAGAACAGGATGTTCTGGATCATTTGACTGGATGAGAACTTCTCCTTTTTTTTCTCCCCGACCAGCACGACCAGCCACTTGGGAAATGAGAGAATAGGTTCTTTCACTGCTCCTAAAATCAGGAACTCCCAAACCATGGTTTGCATTCAGAATTCCAACAAGAGTTACGTTTGCATAATCCAAACCTTTTGCAATCATCTGAGTTCCAGTGAGGATATCTAAGTTTCCATCCCCTAACTTCTCGAGTACGTCACGAGTAACCT
This genomic window contains:
- the fmt gene encoding methionyl-tRNA formyltransferase, translating into MKLSIGYFGSPEHSKELLSMLLEAGITVDFVVTNIDKPVGRKQIITPTPVKELALAKGIPVIQSPKLRTDEETQKKILSFGSPVHIVYAYGSIVPENVFQDPKFGSINLHGSLLPKYRGASPVQSFLLSGEEDSGFTIQFLAKEVDSGDIISQKSWQIKTEETTGSLLESITKKGGEELIRLLKKLESEDTPWDSHPQNASEATHCKKITAADRPVQWSDSATKIHNRIRALYPDPLATTVFREKRVILISSFLPDSSLEPISIPEGLHPGSFFLYQKKRLFCLCGDGNLLGIDTLQPEGKKPMKGFEFFNGARVLAGESFT